The Syngnathus acus chromosome 3, fSynAcu1.2, whole genome shotgun sequence genome includes a window with the following:
- the styx gene encoding serine/threonine/tyrosine-interacting protein isoform X1 translates to MCRLATNYIDCPANPAREIRAKLGCDEPGPANVAERLSGMDEEMKLQFPSLPATKEELLDWAYPMRREMQEILPGLFLGPYSAAMKSKLQPLERQGITHVVCVRQDIEANFIKPNFPHTFRYLVLDIADNPVENIIRFFPMTKEFIDGCLATGGKVLVHGNAGISRSAALVIAYLMETFGMKYRDAFSHIQERRFCINPNMGFVHQLQEYEAIYLAKLTIKMMSPMQLGRSFLQAGMPGSRKRSLEEDDDLGAMQMTGRGQAGKGKVARTSPIARLNQER, encoded by the exons ATGTGCAGGCTGGCGACGAACTACATCGACTGTCCAGCTAACCCCGCCCGTGAGATAAGAGCTAAATTGGGTTGCGACGAGCCAGGCCCGGCGAACGTGGCCGAACGCCTCAGCGGAATGGACGAGGAGATGAAGCTCCAGTTCCCGTCTCTGCCCGCCACCAAGGAGGAGCTCCTG GACTGGGCTTATCCAATGAGACGCGAAATGCAG gAAATATTACCCGGACTGTTTTTAGGTCCTTATTCTGCTGCCATGAAAAGCAAG CTGCAGCCTTTGGAGCGACAAGGCATCACGCatgttgtctgtgtgcgcCAAGACATCGAAGCcaattttattaaacctaaCTTCCCTCATACATTTAG ATACCTTGTGCTAGATATTGCAGACAATCCAGTGGAGAATATCATAAGATTTTTTCCCATG ACAAAAGAATTTATTGATGGCTGTTTAGCAACTGGAG GAAAGGTACTGGTTCACGGTAATGCAGGGATCTCAAGAAG TGCTGCCTTAGTGATTGCCTACCTGATGGAAACATTTGGAATGAAATACAG GGATGCATTCAGCCACATCCAGGAGAGGAGGTTCTGCATTAACCCCAACATGGGATTTGTGCATCAGCTTCAG gaaTATGAAGCAATCTACCTCGCCAAACTGACCATTAAGATGATGTCACCAATGCAGCTGGGCCGCTCCTTCTTACAAGCGGGCATGCCAG GAAGCCGTAAGCGCAGCCTGGAGGAAGATGACGACTTGGGAGCAATGCAG ATGACCGGAAGGGGGCAGGCAGGAAAAGGGAAAGTGGCCAGGACGTCGCCCATTGCAAGACTTAACCAAGAGAGATAG
- the LOC119120765 gene encoding LOW QUALITY PROTEIN: E3 ubiquitin-protein ligase AMFR-like (The sequence of the model RefSeq protein was modified relative to this genomic sequence to represent the inferred CDS: inserted 1 base in 1 codon) — translation MPLLFLERFPWPSLQTYTALTVVLLAGSIFSAYTTVTDPGFGSLEADESPTPTDMDLEHLNNDISNTELATTVLWYLVTDSLFVWVLVNTVCCFLMLIAKMIQYLVFGPLRVSEKQHLKDKFWNFIFYKFIFIFGVLNVQTVEEVVMWCLWFSALVFLHLMVQLCKDRFEYLSFSPSTPMNSHVRVMCLLVSLLLDCCGLAVVCGLMGESHGMHTLSFMAAECLMVTVRTGHVIMRYSIHLWDLKHPGTWESKGTYVYYTDFVMELAMLFLDLMHHIHMLLFGNIWLSMASLVIFMQLRYLFHEVQRRIRRHKNYLRVINNMEARFAVATAEELAANDDDCAICWDAMVTARKLPCGHLFHNSCLRSWLEQDTSCPTCRKSLNINDEGEQARGQQQGTRMVDNAGPAGAAADPRPHINQHNHFFHFDGLPACTHKNALSXTVCELVTLIEHSLTGSRIASWLPSFSVEVMHTTNILGIAQANNSQLTAMAHQIQEMFPQVPSYLVMQDLQLTRSVEVTTDNILEGRIQVPFPPPSQAIERGALQVSPALDEQAGPSGTASVAAEGPSEPDNTEARGGRFSKSAEERQTMLKQRKEDLIQQARRRYLTKSPEERVDDIPSLEDEEEDSFSLFDSTTLRRRSTAAAAERRMQQDPEP, via the exons ATGCCTCTGCTATTTCTGGAGAGGTTCCCATGGCCCAGTCTGCAGACCTACACGGCGTTGACGGTGGTTCTGCTGGCAGGGAGCATCTTCAGCGCCTATACCACTGTGACCGATCCTGGCTTCGGATCTTTGGAAGCGGATGAGTCCCCAACGCCCACGGATATGGATCTAGAACATTTGAATAATGATATTAGTAACACAGAACTGGCAACCACTGTCTTATGGTATCTGGTGACAGACAGCCTCTTTGTATGG GTGCTAGTGAACACAGTCTGctgttttttaatgttaatCGCAAAAATGATCCAGTATTTGGTGTTTGGCCCTCTCCGAGTCAGTGAGAAACAG CATCTCAAGGACAAGTTCTGGAACTTCATCTTCTACAagtttatattcatttttggCGTGCTGAACGTACAGACAGTGGAGGAGGTGGTTATGTGGTGTCTGTGGTTCTCAGCACTGGTTTTTCTTCATCTCATGGTGCAGCTCTGCAAGGACCGATTTGAATat CTGTCCTTCTCGCCCTCCACTCCCATGAACAGCCACGTGCGAGTCATGTGTCTGCTTGTCTCCCTGCTGTTGGACTGCTGCGGTCTAGCAGTGGTCTGTGGTCTGATGGGGGAATCTCATGGAATGCACACTCTTTCTTTTATGGCCGCAGAG TGCCTGATGGTGACTGTTCGCACAGGACACGTCATCATGCG CTACTCCATCCACCTGTGGGACCTAAAGCACCCAGGAACATGGGAGAGTAAAGGAACTTATGTCTATTACACAGACTTTGTCATGGAGTTGGCAATGCTCTTTCTAGACCTCATGCATCACATTCATATGCTG CTTTTCGGTAACATCTGGCTGTCCATGGCAAGCTTGGTCATCTTCATGCAGCTGCGATATCTCTTCCACGAGGTGCAGCGCCGCATCCGCAGACACAAAAATTACCTTCGTGTCATCAACAACATGGAGGCCAg ATTTGCGGTTGCCACTGCCGAGGAGCTGGCAGCGAATGATGATGATTGTGCAATTTGCTGGGATGCCATGGTGACAGCGCGCAAGCTCCCCTGTGGTCATCTCTTCCACAA CTCTTGTTTGCGCTCTTGGCTGGAGCAGGACACGTCGTGCCCCACTTGTCGCAAGTCGCTCAACATCAACGACGAAGGCGAGCAGGCCAGAGGCCAGCAGCAGGGCACCCGCATGGTTGACAACGCCGGCCCCGCCGGAGCCGCTGCAGATCCGAGACCGCACATCAATCAGCACAATCACTTCTTCCACTTTGAcggtctgcctgcctgcacgCACAAAAATGCGCTTT ACACAGTGTGTGAGCTAGTCACTTTAATCGAGCATTCTCTCACAGGCTCACGTATTGCCAGCTGGTTGCCCAGTTTCTCAGTAGAAGTGATGCACACCACCAACATCTTGGGGATTGCTCAGGCTAACAACTCTCAGCTGACAGCTATG GCCCATCAGATCCAGGAGATGTTCCCTCAGGTCCCCTCCTACCTGGTTATGCAAGACCTCCAGCTAACCCGCTCTGTAGAGGTCACCACTGACAACATCCTAGAGGGACGAATCCAGGTGCCTTTCCCTCCACCTTCACAG GCCATTGAGCGCGGTGCATTGCAGGTGAGTCCTGCTCTCGACGAACAGGCGGGACCCAGCGGAACCGCTTCCGTCGCCGCGGAGGGTCCCAGTGAGCCCGACAACACGGAAGCCAGAGGCGGTCGCTTCTCTAAGTCTGCTGAGGAGAGGCAGACAATGTTAAAGCAACGCAAAGAGGATCTGATCCAGCAAGCGCGCAG GAGATACCTGACCAAAAGTCCAGAGGAGAGGGTTGACGATATTCCCAGCCtagaggacgaggaggaagactCTTTCTCACTTTTCGACTCTACAACGCTGAGGCGTCGATCCACGGCGGCGGCCGCAGAGAGACGCATGCAACAGGACCCCGagccctga
- the gnpnat1 gene encoding glucosamine 6-phosphate N-acetyltransferase: MLLDETPLFDPSLLRELDWSNNSVSFSPLISPSNPGQGLVLRPLCPADFNRGFFKVLSQLTETGDVSADQFIKKFEHMKKTGDYYVVVVEDTNLGQIVATATLITEHKFIHSCAKRGRVEEVVVSDACRGKQLGKLLMSTLTLLSKKLNCYKITLECAPKNVAFYQKFGYGASDETYMQCRFSN; this comes from the exons ATGCTGCTGGACGAGACTCCATTGTTTGATCCTTCTCTGCTTCGGGAGTTAGATTGGAGCAACAACAGTGTCTCCTTCTCCCCCCTCATCTCGCCCTCCAACCCGGGCCAAGGCTTGGTGCTCAGGCCCCTCTGCCCTGCCGACTTCAACAGGG GGTTCTTTAAGGTTCTATCTCAATTAACCGAGACGGGTGATGTCTCCGCAGACCAGTTTATAA aaaagtttgaacacatgaaaaaaacaggGGACTACTATGTGGTGGTGGTAGAGGACACCAATCTTGGACAAATTGTGGCAACGGCCACTTTAATCACGGAGcataaattcattcattcttgtGCAAAG AGAGGCCGAGTGGAGGAAGTAGTGGTTAGTGACGCGTGCAGAGGCAAACAGCTGGGAAAATT GTTAATGTCCACACTGACACTACTCAGCAAAAAACTCAATTGCTATAAAATCACACTGGAATGCGCACCCAAAAACGTTGCTTTCTATCAAAAGTTCGGTTACGGCGCTTCAGACGAGACTTACATGCAGTGTCGCTTTTCCAATTGA
- the LOC119120767 gene encoding C3a anaphylatoxin chemotactic receptor-like, with amino-acid sequence MAAEEFEGGMVAVCVILGLSFLIGTPGNLLVIWTILRHVKQRSHTVVLILHLAAADLLVLVTLPLWIYSLVHSWVFGEVTCKVMGFMIHSCMYGSVFLITLMSVERFLAVRYPFASAGWKRQKALSKALMCLWTAAFLFSVPALLTRVVGEDSGEEHCLYNQYSSTTQELLCVLLETLVGYVLPFSILVVCYGCLCTRITQMTFKSKRKSTVLIASVVVVFAICWTPYHIGNILSLIILATETSFPQVGEHLENARNNMTYISGAMVFISSSINPVLYMFAARSFRSSLRETGIGKLFQHISSTSPGEGSREFSFVSKRQNRTDQTSSSHCDSETKEQTNICENNPS; translated from the coding sequence ATGGCCGCTGAGGAATTTGAAGGTGGAATGGTGGCGGTCTGCGTGATCCTGGGCCTGTCCTTTTTGATCGGCACCCCCGGAAATCTGCTGGTGATTTGGACCATCCTGCGCCACGTCAAGCAACGCTCGCACACGGTGGTGCTGATTCTTCACCTGGCGGCCGCCGATCTGCTGGTGCTCGTCACCCTGCCCTTATGGATCTACTCATTGGTCCACTCTTGGGTGTTTGGAGAGGTCACCTGCAAAGTCATGGGTTTCATGATCCATTCCTGTATGTACGGCAGCGTTTTTCTCATTACCCTCATGAGCGTGGAACGTTTTTTGGCCGTGCGCTATCCCTTCGCCTCGGCCGGATGGAAGAGGCAAAAGGCCCTGAGTAAAGCCTTGATGTGTCTGTGGACTGCGGCCTTCTTGTTCAGTGTGCCCGCACTCCTCACACGGGTTGTTGGTGAGGATTCAGGAGAGGAGCACTGTTTGTACAACCAGTACTCTTCAACCACTCAGGAGCTGCTGTGTGTGCTGCTGGAGACTCTGGTAGGCTACGTTTTGCCGTTCTCCATCCTGGTGGTTTGCTACGGCTGCCTGTGCACCCGCATTACTCAAATGACCTTCAAGTCCAAACGCAAGTCTACGGTTCTCATTGCcagtgtggtggtggtgttcgCCATTTGCTGGACACCCTACCACATAGGAAACATACTCTCGCTGATTATCCTCGCCACGGAGACGTCCTTCCCGCAGGTCGGAGAGCATTTGGAGAATGCGCGAAACAACATGACCTACATCAGCGGAGCCATGGTCTTTATCAGCAGCTCCATCAACCCGGTTCTCTACATGTTTGCCGCCCGTTCCTTCCGCAGCTCTTTGCGGGAGACGGGCATCGGGAAGCTCTTCCAGCACATCTCCAGCACCTCTCCAGGTGAGGGCAGCAGGGAATTCTCCTTTGTGTCCAAGAGACAGAACAGAACAGATCAGACCAGCAGCTCTCACTGTGACTCGGAGACAAAAGAGCAAACTAACATTTGTGAAAACAACCCATCATAG
- the styx gene encoding serine/threonine/tyrosine-interacting protein isoform X2 — translation MCRLATNYIDCPANPAREIRAKLGCDEPGPANVAERLSGMDEEMKLQFPSLPATKEELLDWAYPMRREMQEILPGLFLGPYSAAMKSKLQPLERQGITHVVCVRQDIEANFIKPNFPHTFRYLVLDIADNPVENIIRFFPMTKEFIDGCLATGGKVLVHGNAGISRSAALVIAYLMETFGMKYRDAFSHIQERRFCINPNMGFVHQLQEYEAIYLAKLTIKMMSPMQLGRSFLQAGMPGSRKRSLEEDDDLGAMQVTAAQNG, via the exons ATGTGCAGGCTGGCGACGAACTACATCGACTGTCCAGCTAACCCCGCCCGTGAGATAAGAGCTAAATTGGGTTGCGACGAGCCAGGCCCGGCGAACGTGGCCGAACGCCTCAGCGGAATGGACGAGGAGATGAAGCTCCAGTTCCCGTCTCTGCCCGCCACCAAGGAGGAGCTCCTG GACTGGGCTTATCCAATGAGACGCGAAATGCAG gAAATATTACCCGGACTGTTTTTAGGTCCTTATTCTGCTGCCATGAAAAGCAAG CTGCAGCCTTTGGAGCGACAAGGCATCACGCatgttgtctgtgtgcgcCAAGACATCGAAGCcaattttattaaacctaaCTTCCCTCATACATTTAG ATACCTTGTGCTAGATATTGCAGACAATCCAGTGGAGAATATCATAAGATTTTTTCCCATG ACAAAAGAATTTATTGATGGCTGTTTAGCAACTGGAG GAAAGGTACTGGTTCACGGTAATGCAGGGATCTCAAGAAG TGCTGCCTTAGTGATTGCCTACCTGATGGAAACATTTGGAATGAAATACAG GGATGCATTCAGCCACATCCAGGAGAGGAGGTTCTGCATTAACCCCAACATGGGATTTGTGCATCAGCTTCAG gaaTATGAAGCAATCTACCTCGCCAAACTGACCATTAAGATGATGTCACCAATGCAGCTGGGCCGCTCCTTCTTACAAGCGGGCATGCCAG GAAGCCGTAAGCGCAGCCTGGAGGAAGATGACGACTTGGGAGCAATGCAGGTCACAGCAGCACAAAATGGATGA